In Gossypium raimondii isolate GPD5lz chromosome 12, ASM2569854v1, whole genome shotgun sequence, a single window of DNA contains:
- the LOC105762792 gene encoding LOW QUALITY PROTEIN: methylthioribose kinase (The sequence of the model RefSeq protein was modified relative to this genomic sequence to represent the inferred CDS: inserted 1 base in 1 codon) — protein sequence MAFSEFRPLDEKSLIEYIKATPSLSSKIVDNYDGLKIKEVGDGNLNFVYIIVAPSGSFVIKQALPYIRCIGESWPMTKERAYFEVLALKQHGALCPEHVPEVYHFDRTMSLIGMRYLEPPHIILRKGLIAGIEYPLLAEHMSEYMAKTLFCTSLLYRSTTEHKRAVAEFCGNVELCRLTEQVVFSDPYKVSEYNRWTSPYLDRDAETVREDNLLKIEVAELKSKFCERAQALIHGDLHTGSVMVTPDSTQVIDPEFAFYGPMGFDIGAFIGNLILAFFAQDGHAGQGNDRKSYKEWILKTIEDTWNLFHQKFTALWDEHKXGSGEAYLPAIYNNPELQKLIQEKYMKELFHDTLGFGAAKMIRRIVGVAHVEDFESIKEANIRADCEQRALELGKTLLKRRREFVSISEVISAMKHVQS from the exons ATGGCGTTTTCTGAGTTCAGGCCACTAGACGAGAAGTCGCTCATCGAATACATTAAAGCCACGCCGTCTTTGTCATCGAAGATCGTCGACAACTATGATGGTTTAAAGATTAAGGAAGTTGGAGATGGCAATCTTAATTTCGTCTACATCATCGTTGCCCCTTCTGGTTCTTTTGTAATCAAGCAG GCACTTCCCTACATACGATGTATTGGGGAATCTTGGCCCATGACTAAGGAAAGAGCATATTTCGAAGTGTTAGCGTTAAAACAACATGGTGCGTTATGCCCAGAACATGTTCCTGAAGTTTATCACTTTGACCGTACCATGTCCTTGATTGGAATGCGGTATTTAGAGCCGCCCCATATAATCCTGAGAAAAGGGTTAATTGCTGGGATTGAATATCCTTTGTTGGCGGAACATATGTCAGAATACATGGCCAAGACTCTTTTCTGCACATCTCTCCTATATCGGTCAACCACAGAGCACAAACGTGCAG TGGCCGAATTTTGTGGGAATGTGGAACTATGCAGGCTCACTGAGCAGGTTGTTTTTTCTGACCCCTATAAAGTATCTGAATATAACCGTTGGACTTCACCTTATCTTGACCGTGATGCGGAGACTGTCCGGGAGGATAATCTATTGAAGATTGAAGTAGCTGAATTGAAATCTAA GTTCTGTGAAAGAGCTCAGGCTCTTATACATGGAGATCTCCATACTGGTTCTGTAATGGTTACCCCTGATTCAACTCAGGTCATAGATCCAGAGTTTGCATTTTATGGACCAATGGGATTTGATATTGGTGCTTTTATTGGAAACTTGATTCTGGCTTTCTTTGCACAAGATGGACATGCTGGTCAAGGGAATGACAGAAAA TCATACAAAGAGTGGATATTGAAGACAATTGAGGATACTTGGAATCTTTTCCACCAAAAGTTTACTGCACTATGGGATGAACACA ATGGCTCTGGGGAGGCTTATCTTCCTGCAATTTATAACAATCCTGAGCTTCAGAAACTTATACAGGAAAAGTATATGAAGGAATTGTTCCACGATACTCTTGGGTTTGGTGCTGCTAAGATGATAAG GAGAATTGTAGGTGTTGCTCATGTCGAGgattttgaatcaattaaagAAGCTAACATAAGAGCAGATTGCGAGCAACGGGCTCTTGAATTAGGCAAGACACTTCTGAAGAGGAGGCGAGAGTTTGTGTCGATTAGTGAAGTTATTTCAGCCATGAAGCACGTCCAATCATGA
- the LOC105762791 gene encoding methylthioribose kinase, whose amino-acid sequence MAFSEFRPLDENSLIEYIKATPSLSSKIVDNYDGLKIKEVGDGNLNFVYIIVAPSGSFVIKQALPYVRLIGESWPMTKERAYFEALALKQHGALCPEHVPEVYHFDRTMSLIGMRYLEPPHIILRNGLIAGIEYPLLAEHMSEYMAKTLFCTSLLYRSTTEHKRAVAEFCGNVELCRLTEQVVFSDPYKVSEYNRWTSPYLDRDAETVREDNLLKIEVAELKSKFCERAQALIHGDLHTSSVMVTPDSTQVIDPEFAFYGPMGFDIGAFIGNLILAFFAQDGHAGQGNDRKSYKEWILKTIEDTWNLFHQKFTALWDEHKNGSGEAYLPAIYNNPELQKLIQEKYMKELFHDTLGFGAAKMIRRIVGVAHVEDFESIKEANIRADCEQRALELGKTLLKRRREFVSISEVISAMKHVQS is encoded by the exons atgGCGTTTTCTGAGTTCAGGCCACTAGACGAGAACTCGCTCATCGAATACATTAAAGCCACGCCGTCTTTGTCATCGAAGATCGTCGACAACTATGATGGTTTAAAGATTAAGGAAGTTGGAGATGGCAATCTTAATTTCGTCTACATCATCGTTGCCCCTTCTGGTTCTTTTGTAATCAAGCAG GCACTTCCCTACGTACGACTTATTGGGGAATCTTGGCCCATGACTAAGGAACGAGCATATTTCGAAGCGTTGGCGTTAAAACAACATGGTGCGTTATGCCCTGAACATGTTCCTGAAGTTTATCACTTTGACCGTACCATGTCCTTGATTGGAATGCGGTATTTAGAGCCGCCCCATATAATCCTTAGAAACGGGTTAATTGCTGGGATTGAATATCCTTTGTTGGCGGAACATATGTCAGAATACATGGCCAAGACTCTTTTCTGCACATCTCTCCTCTATCGGTCAACCACAGAGCACAAACGTGCAG TGGCCGAATTTTGTGGGAATGTGGAACTATGCAGGCTCACTGAGCAGGTTGTTTTTTCTGACCCCTATAAAGTATCTGAATATAACCGTTGGACTTCACCTTATCTTGACCGTGATGCGGAGACTGTCCGGGAGGATAATCTATTGAAGATTGAAGTAGCTGAATTGAAATCTAA GTTCTGTGAAAGAGCTCAGGCTCTTATACATGGAGATCTCCATACTAGTTCTGTAATGGTTACCCCTGATTCAACTCAGGTCATAGATCCAGAGTTTGCATTTTATGGACCAATGGGATTTGATATTGGTGCTTTTATTGGAAACTTGATTCTGGCTTTCTTTGCACAAGATGGGCATGCTGGTCAAGGGAATGACAGAAAA TCATACAAAGAGTGGATATTGAAGACAATTGAGGATACTTGGAATCTTTTCCACCAAAAGTTTACCGCACTATGGGATGAACACAAAAATGGCTCTGGGGAGGCTTATCTTCCTGCAATTTATAACAATCCTGAGCTTCAGAAACTTATACAGGAAAAGTATATGAAGGAATTGTTCCACGATACTCTTGGGTTTGGTGCTGCTAAGATGATAAG GAGAATTGTAGGTGTTGCTCATGTCGAGgattttgaatcaattaaagAAGCTAACATAAGAGCAGATTGCGAGCAACGGGCTCTTGAATTAGGCAAGACACTTCTGAAGAGGAGGCGAGAGTTTGTGTCGATTAGTGAAGTTATTTCAGCCATGAAGCACGTCCAATCATGA